The nucleotide window GGGTCGAGACCTGGTAACTGAGATGGCGATGCTCTCGTGCCGGCCGGATGTGCTGGCCAATGAGCTGAGGTGCATGGGCATCACGCCCGACGGTGATGAAGTGCTGGACGACTAAACAACTATGCAAACGATTTTTTTCGACATTGAAACGTGCGCTCTGCCGGAGGCAGAGATCGCAGCGATGATGCCGCCCTTCGACCCGGCTGAGGTGAAGACGGGCAATCTGAAGGACCCGGACAAAATCGCCGCCAAGCTGGCGGAAGCGGAGATGAATCACCGCCGCGATTTTGTCGAGCGCGCGGCACTGGACCCTTTGACGGGTCGGGTGGTCGCGATTGGGATGCTTTACCTGGCCGGCGGCAGATTCGATGTCATCGGCCACGATGACGAGGCGCAGACGCTGCGCGAGTTCTGGCAGGCCTGCCGCGGCGAGATGGGCCGCGTTCACCAGATGGTGGGCTTCAACATCTACCAGTTTGATCTGCCGTTCCTTTTCCGGCGGTCGTGGAAGCATCGGGTCGAGATGCCGTTCGGCATCCGACGCGGGCGATACTGGGCCGACGAGATGGTTGACCTGCGCGACAACTGGCAGCTCGGCGACCGCCAATCGCGTGGTTCGCTGGACAGTATTTCCAAACATCTCGGGCTGGGTGCGAAGAACGGTGACGGGAAGCAGTTCGCCGAGCTGTGGCGCTCGGATCGCGACAAGGCCGTCGCGTATCTGCGGAACGATGTGGAGCTGACGGCGCGGGTTGCCGGCGTGCTGGGTGTGACGCCGATGGTCGCAGAGGAGCTGGCGTATTGAAAGGAAACCACCGATGAACACGAACGGACACGGATTGCCCCTCACCCCCGCCCCTCTCCCCATCGGATGGGGCGAGGGGAGAATTTCAATTTATGCGCTGCTACCCAGGGCGGCGCTCGTTCCTCACTTGCCCTGGGCTGATTTCGTCTTGCCCCGTTGGGGCGGCAGTTACAGCCGGCTGACGCCGGCTGAGTTGTGGAGTTGAAGCTATGAACGAGCGGGAACAATTGGCTACGAGCAAGGCTTACACGTCGAAGCGGTTCGTCGTGCGCGGGGATTTCGGGGCGATGGCGCTTGGTGACCTGCAAGGCGCAAAGCGCCACGTGTCGAAACGGATCTGCCGAGACCATACCTGGGTGATGGCGAAATGGTCGCGGCGATGCACGGTGTGCGGCCTGGTCGAGGATCGGTGAAGGGTCTTCACAGAAGGCAACTAAGGAAACGAAGAGCGAATGCATCAGATGGACCTGAATGAAACCACAATGCAGGGGGCCACCATTGGGGCTCTCCCCGACGAGGGGAGAGCCGTTCGTCCGCGCTGGACTCCTGAGCAACTGGCGAAGATGGAAGCGCCGATTGATGAAGGGAGACGGTTTGTGGCGGCGGCCCTGGCCGGTCGGAACTGTTTTCTGACCGGCATGGCCGGCACGGGCAAGAGCACGCTGTTGCGGCGCTTTATCGAAGAGTGCCTGCACAGCACGAACATCCAGCGCGTTGACGTTACCGCGCCGACCGGCGTGGCGGCCTTGAACGTGGGCGGCATGACGATTCACCGGTTTTGCGGGATGATGCTGGGGCCGCAGGCGGGGCAGTCGAATGAAGAGTACTTCGCCCTGCTACAGCGCGACCCGCGGCGGTCGATTCTGGCGGGGTTTAACCGGGTGCGGCGCTGCGAAGTCCTGGTCATTGACGAAGTATCCATGCTCCAGGGCCGACATTTTGACTTTGTCGAATTTCTGTTCCGGCGACTGCGGGGCCGCGATGAACCTTTTGGCGGGTGCCAGGTGATCGCCACCGGTGACTTCCTGCAACTGCCGCCTGTCCGGACCAGCGAGAGCGAGCCTTATGACTGGGCATTTCGGACGCCGGCCTGGGCGGCGGCCGAGTTCAAGACCGTGGTGTTAGACACGGTCCGGCGGCAGGATGAGGCGTCGTTCGTCCAGGCGCTGGCCAGCTTCCGGGTTGGCCGCGTGTGGGGCGAGTGTGCCCGTCTGCTGCAATCGCGGGTGCGGCGCAATCCGCCGGCCACCATGCCGCGCCTGTTTACTCACAACGCCCAGGTGGACAGGTGGAACGCATTCCAGCTTTCCGAGCTGCCGGGCGAGGAAAGCGTGTTGGAAGCCGAGCAGAGCGGTCCGGAGCACCAACGCGAGTTCCTCGTCAAGAATCTGCTAACCCCGGAGACGTTGCGGGTGAAGCCCGGAGCGCTCGTTATGTTCACCGTGAACAAGAACGAGCCGGACCGGCGCGAGCCGTTGTTCGTCAACGGGCAGATTGGCACGGTCGAGGCCGTCGAGCCCGGCAGGGTGGTGGTGCGCACTGGCGGCGGGGTGCTGAGGGTCGAGCGGTTCGCCTGGCGTTTTGATGCGCAGGACGACAGCTCGGCGGCCTTCAGCCAGTTCCCGCTACGGCTGGCATGGGCGATGACAATTCATAAGGCGCAAGGGTTGACGCTGGATTCGGCGTTCCTGGACATCCGCGCCGCCCGGGAACCGGGCCAGGCCTATGTTGCCGTGTCGCGAGTGCGGTCGCTGGCGGGGCTGAATTTCAAGGAGTGGTTCAAGGGGGTCCACGTGGCGCCCGAGGCAATCGAGTTCTACAGGGCGATGGCGGCTTAGACACGAGACACGAATTTCACGAATTTTCACTAAACACGCATGAAGACACTCATTGAGGGCCGGACGGGACTGAACGAGGCCATTGGCGGCCAGGAACTATGTGCCTGGCAGCCGACGCGCGGCGTTGTTTGGGTGCAGACCCGCAATCCGAAGCACGCGCGGCGGATGGCCCAGCGCGGCGACAGCCGATTGGTCGCGCGCGGCGTAGCCGGCGGCTACCTGAAGACCTTTGAATTCCGGCGGTCCCTGACGTGGGGAATGCGACTGATGAAACGATACATGTCCGACGTAGCGGCGACTAATGAGGGGTTGGGCCGCGCCAATTGCCCTACGGCAAGCCGGAAGTGCCCGGTTGGCAGAGGACAGGGTGACAGGCTGGCGGCGCAGGCCGCGGCCTGAAATGAGCACTAGGACGGTCGCTAACGCGCATGCGCCCGAGACGAACCATTCCCGTCAGACGCGGCCGGCCCATGTTTTGGCGCGGGTCGGCGGTGACAGCGAAGCTGTATCCGGGGTTGGCGAGGAAGCTTTCGTGCCATGGCCGGCGCGAAGAGGTGCTGGCTGGCATTTGGGCCGGGAAGGGAACGAAGGAAATTGCGGCTGACCTGGGCATCAGCGCCAAGACGGTGGAATACCACCGGGCGATGCTGTTTAGCGTCTTTGGGGTGCGCGACACGGTCAGCCTGTGCCGGCGCGCGCTCTTGGCAGGGGTCATCCATCTGGATGGCCGGCGGGATGAGCAGGGCAGGCAACTGAGATGAGAGGTCTTCATGACTGAAGCTTTGATGGAAATCGAAAATGGCTTGGAGAGCACCCCCCAGCGCGTTAACGGGGAGTCTGAGGGGTCTGCTTTGGAGCGGTTTACTGCGCGGCTGGGTGAAGACGTCTTCTTCGTCCCGTGCGAGTGGGGCACGAAGAAGCCGCTGGTGACCTACGTTGAGCGGCCGTTCGAGGGAACGAAGACGCCGGCTTACCAGGCGCTGTTTGAGGTCGAACCGACCAACATCGCTGTTTACCTGGGCAAGGCATCGGGCGGGCTCTGCGCGATTGATTTTGACGCGGATGAGGATTTGGCCGCGTTCCTGGCGGCCAATCCGAAGCTGGCGGGCACAATGCAGTCGCGCGGGAGCCGCGGCGGCATGGTCTGGCTGCGGATCGAGGGGGACTACCCCGAGAGCTGCAACCCGGAACACAAGCGCTTTGAATGGCGGGCGGACAGGCGGCTTTCGACCATCTACGGCCTGCATCCGAAGGGGATGGAGTACAGCCTGGTGGTTGATGCCGCGCCCGTGACCTTGCCGTTCTCAGAAATCGTGTGGCCGGCGGAATGGGAATTGCCGTGGCTGAATGGGGGCGACGGAAAGCTGCGGCTGCTTTACGGAGAACCTTTCTACACCAATGACAAGGGCGCGCTGACGGGTATCAACGAGGCCTATTGGGCGGGATTGCACGCGTCGGAGAATGAAATCCTGTTCGAGAAGGATGAGAAGGCGTTTTACGCCTACGCGGGCGACACCGGGCTTTACGCGGTCGAGTCGGATGATGGGATTCGGACGAAGATCTCAGGGCGGATGCTGGAGGCATCGCGCCAGGCGAACGTGTTCGACCTGCAGAAGCGGCGCACAGCGAAGACGCTGAACAGCGTCATCTCGCATTTGCGCGGGATTGTGGAACAGGAGAAGCCGTTCGCCGAGCGGCGCAAGGTGATCCACCTAGCCAACGGGGTGATTGTCTTCAACGGAGCGGACGCGGAGTTGCGGCCGTTCTCGCCGGAATACCGGTCGCGGCACCGGTCGCCGATCGCTTTCGACGAGAACGCGAAGTGTGAGCGGTTCCTCAACGAGCTGGTCCTGCCCGCGGTGGATCCCGAAGACGTCGAGCTGTTGCAGAAGTTCGCCGGCATGTTTCTGCTCGGCTACAACCGCGCCCAGCGATTGCTGATCCTGGACGGCGAGGCCGGGCGGGGCAAAACGCAGTTTGCCAACGTCATGCAGGGGGTGGTTGGCATGGCCAATGTGACGCAGCTTCGCACGAAGCACCTCGCCGAGCGGTTTGAGCTGTTCCGCTATCTCAAGCGGACCCTGTTGGTGGGCGTGGACGTGGAAGCGGATTTCCTGAGCACCAAGGGCGCCGCCGTGCTGAAGGGGTTGGTCGGCGGCGATTGGTTCGACGCCGAGCAGAAGGGCGGGACTGGCAGTTTCCAACTGCAAGGCACGTTCAACGTGATGATCACGTCCAACGCGCGCTTACGGGTGCGCTTGCAGGGGGATGTTGGGGCGTGGGCGCGGCGGTTGAACATCGTGCGGTATGAAGCGCCGCCGCCGGCGAAGAAGATCAACGATTTTGGGGCTTACCTCGTGCGGACCGAGGGCAGCGGCATTTTGAATTGGGCGCTCCTGGGCGCGCAAATGGTGCTGAGCGAGATCCCGGACGATGGCGGCGATTTGAAGCTGACGGCGCGCCAGCGCGGGATTGTGGATTCCTTGCTCGCCGAGAGCGACAGCCTGCGACACTTCCTCCAGGACCGGGTTATCGCCGACAGCTACGGCGATTTGACCGTGACCGAGCTGGTCGAGGGCTACGGCGCGTATTGCCCGGAGCGCAAGTGGCAGCCGTTGCCGATTACCGAGGTCCATAACAAGCTGGAAGGGCTGATGCTGGAGCTGTTCGGCGTGACCAAGCGGCATGACGTGAAGCGCGAGGACAAGAACCAGCGCGGGTTTAGCGGGGTGAAATTCCTGACGGAGGGGGAGACTTTGCAGTCGGCCACCATATGAGCCTGGACGTGAAAAAGCTCGAGAAGGTGGTGGACCTGGCCGACGGGGTGAAGCGGGCACGGTGCCCGGCCTGCGCCGAAAAGGGGCAGGACAAGAAGGGCGAGCACCTCCGGATTGCGGCCGATGGCAAGTTCGGCTGCTGTGTGTTCCCGGGCGACCGCGAGCACCGGAAGCGGATCTATGCCCTGGCCGGAGAGCGGGGGCCTCGGGCGATCAGGGTCAGGGTTGCGGGCGTCACGGTTGCGCCGACGGTCCAGTCCGGGATTCTCGGACGCCTCGGACGGGTGTTTGGAAGTCCAGCGGGCACCTATAGTACTATAGGCGGCTCGGACGCCTCGGACGGGGTCCGCGAAGTCCAGAACCAGGAATGCAGCGTGCAGGATGAGCCCCGGACGCCTCGGACGGGTGTTTTGAAGTCCAGCGACGGTTCTGCGTTGGTGCTGGAGCTTCCTTTGGGAGAATCTCGGACGCCTCGGACGCCTGTTGAAAACTCTCACGTGTATCTTGAAGAGGTTCCTGTAGAGGAGTGTACTAATGCGAGCACGCAAGAAGAGTTTCGGGAGGGCGTCCGAGGCGTCCGAGAAGGGGGGGCGGCTGTGGAGCCGCCGAAAGCCGCTGAAGGGGGGGCCAGGCTGCCGTTCTTCACCGCTGACGGGACGCTGAGGATCCCATTCGACTCGCCGGAGCGGTATCACTGGTGGAAGCCGCCGCATGACCAGCGGTTGCGGGTGAAGGAAATCATCGCCGAGCTACGGGCTCGGCAAGAGGAGGTTGAAAATGGCGCTGGCTTTTGAGCAACAACCGCGTGAGAGCGATAAGGCGTTCGCCGCGTTCAGTTTGTATCTGAGCCTGGGGGCCGAGCGGTCCACCCGCGAGGTGGGGAAGCAGTTGGGAAAGAGTGAGGGTTTGGTTGAGCGCTGGGCCGCGAAATTTGACTGGCGGAGCCGGGTGGCGGCGCACGCGGCGCACCTGGCGGTGGTCGAGCGCGGAGCGATCGAGGCCGCGGCGCGAAGCAAGGCCGCGGAGTGGGCGGCCCGCGAGCACCAACTCCGTGAAACGGAGTGGGCGATGCACGAGCGGGCCATCGCCGCCGCGAAGCGGGGGCTGGATGCCTACATGGCCCGCGAGAAGGTGTATGCCAACCTGGCGGACATCGCCCGGATGCTGGAGATCGCCAGCAAGCTGGGGCGGCTGGCGACGGGGCTCGGCACCGACGGCGATCGGCGCAAGGGCGACGAGCTGCCGGCGGTGCGGGTGGAGGTGACGGTCGCGCTCGAGAAGATCTATGGCGAACCACTTCCTGGGGAAGTGGTGGACGTCGAGGTCGTTAGAGGGCAGCCTCCGGCGCAAAACAGGGTTTTGGCGGCGCAAACAGGCATTCCGGTGTCGCAAACAGGGGAATTGGGTGCGCAAACAGGGAATCCGGGGTCGCAAACAGGGGAGGTCGGCACGTGACGCCCTGGGAGCGCTATTTCCTTGTCGGGCGGCGGGCTGGGTGCCCGAAGGACCAAATGGACCGGTTCCAAGCGGCGGATGTTGTCCTGCAGAGCCGCCAGCTCGCCGCCTCGGCGGCGGCGCGGCTGTGCGACCGGGCCGACGGGCCGACGGCCGTCGGCTACGGCGGGGCCCGAGGCGGCGGCAAAAGCCATTGGCTTTTGGCGCAGATGGGTGCCGATGACGCACAGCGCGTGCCGGGGTTGAAGTGCCTGCTGCTGCGAAAGGTTGGCAAAGCCAACCTGGAGCACTTCGAGGACCTGCGGCGGAAGCTGTTTGCGAACCTGGGGCATCAGTTTTCGGCCTTCCGGGGGATCCTGACCTTCGACAACGGTTCCCGGATCATCGCGGGCCATTTCCAGAACGAGAAGGACATTGATGCCTACCTGGGGCTGGAATACGACGTAATTGGGATTGAGGAGGCCACGACGCTCACCGCGCGGAAGTATCAGGATATCACGACGTGCTGCCGCACGTCGAAGCCGAATTGGCGCCCGCGCATCTATTCGACCACGAACCCCGGCGGTGTTGGGCACGGGTGGTACCGCAAGCGGTTCATCGAACCGTGGCAGCGGCACGCGGAGAGCGAGACGCGGTTTATCGCGGCGCGCGTGACCGACAACCGGTGGAACAACCCGGAGTACATGCGCGTTCTCGAGGGCCTGACTGGCTGGCAGCGGCGGGCCTGGCTGGATGGGGATTGGGACATTGCGGCGGGGCAGTTCTTCACGACGCTGCGTCGGGAGGTGCATATTGTGTCGGACTT belongs to Candidatus Paceibacterota bacterium and includes:
- a CDS encoding ribonuclease H-like domain-containing protein produces the protein MQTIFFDIETCALPEAEIAAMMPPFDPAEVKTGNLKDPDKIAAKLAEAEMNHRRDFVERAALDPLTGRVVAIGMLYLAGGRFDVIGHDDEAQTLREFWQACRGEMGRVHQMVGFNIYQFDLPFLFRRSWKHRVEMPFGIRRGRYWADEMVDLRDNWQLGDRQSRGSLDSISKHLGLGAKNGDGKQFAELWRSDRDKAVAYLRNDVELTARVAGVLGVTPMVAEELAY
- a CDS encoding PIF1 family DEAD/DEAH box helicase; amino-acid sequence: MDLNETTMQGATIGALPDEGRAVRPRWTPEQLAKMEAPIDEGRRFVAAALAGRNCFLTGMAGTGKSTLLRRFIEECLHSTNIQRVDVTAPTGVAALNVGGMTIHRFCGMMLGPQAGQSNEEYFALLQRDPRRSILAGFNRVRRCEVLVIDEVSMLQGRHFDFVEFLFRRLRGRDEPFGGCQVIATGDFLQLPPVRTSESEPYDWAFRTPAWAAAEFKTVVLDTVRRQDEASFVQALASFRVGRVWGECARLLQSRVRRNPPATMPRLFTHNAQVDRWNAFQLSELPGEESVLEAEQSGPEHQREFLVKNLLTPETLRVKPGALVMFTVNKNEPDRREPLFVNGQIGTVEAVEPGRVVVRTGGGVLRVERFAWRFDAQDDSSAAFSQFPLRLAWAMTIHKAQGLTLDSAFLDIRAAREPGQAYVAVSRVRSLAGLNFKEWFKGVHVAPEAIEFYRAMAA
- a CDS encoding LuxR C-terminal-related transcriptional regulator yields the protein MRPRRTIPVRRGRPMFWRGSAVTAKLYPGLARKLSCHGRREEVLAGIWAGKGTKEIAADLGISAKTVEYHRAMLFSVFGVRDTVSLCRRALLAGVIHLDGRRDEQGRQLR
- a CDS encoding bifunctional DNA primase/polymerase, which produces MTEALMEIENGLESTPQRVNGESEGSALERFTARLGEDVFFVPCEWGTKKPLVTYVERPFEGTKTPAYQALFEVEPTNIAVYLGKASGGLCAIDFDADEDLAAFLAANPKLAGTMQSRGSRGGMVWLRIEGDYPESCNPEHKRFEWRADRRLSTIYGLHPKGMEYSLVVDAAPVTLPFSEIVWPAEWELPWLNGGDGKLRLLYGEPFYTNDKGALTGINEAYWAGLHASENEILFEKDEKAFYAYAGDTGLYAVESDDGIRTKISGRMLEASRQANVFDLQKRRTAKTLNSVISHLRGIVEQEKPFAERRKVIHLANGVIVFNGADAELRPFSPEYRSRHRSPIAFDENAKCERFLNELVLPAVDPEDVELLQKFAGMFLLGYNRAQRLLILDGEAGRGKTQFANVMQGVVGMANVTQLRTKHLAERFELFRYLKRTLLVGVDVEADFLSTKGAAVLKGLVGGDWFDAEQKGGTGSFQLQGTFNVMITSNARLRVRLQGDVGAWARRLNIVRYEAPPPAKKINDFGAYLVRTEGSGILNWALLGAQMVLSEIPDDGGDLKLTARQRGIVDSLLAESDSLRHFLQDRVIADSYGDLTVTELVEGYGAYCPERKWQPLPITEVHNKLEGLMLELFGVTKRHDVKREDKNQRGFSGVKFLTEGETLQSATI
- a CDS encoding terminase family protein; translation: MDRFQAADVVLQSRQLAASAAARLCDRADGPTAVGYGGARGGGKSHWLLAQMGADDAQRVPGLKCLLLRKVGKANLEHFEDLRRKLFANLGHQFSAFRGILTFDNGSRIIAGHFQNEKDIDAYLGLEYDVIGIEEATTLTARKYQDITTCCRTSKPNWRPRIYSTTNPGGVGHGWYRKRFIEPWQRHAESETRFIAARVTDNRWNNPEYMRVLEGLTGWQRRAWLDGDWDIAAGQFFTTLRREVHIVSDFDETRAREWFCALDYGFTHYTVVLLGCTDGDGNLFVVDEHAERLWLPQRHAPAIAAMLARHAISNRRLEIADLKRFVAGADVFSRQSDGSTVASQYGKLGITLKPANMERVSGWAEMLHRFGDPANGVKPRLFIHERCARLVECLPALQHDPNRPEDVLKVDCDEDGAGGDDAADALRYLVATKSRTVTQRKLRGL